From a single Theropithecus gelada isolate Dixy chromosome 10, Tgel_1.0, whole genome shotgun sequence genomic region:
- the LOC112632393 gene encoding uncharacterized protein LOC112632393 has translation MSATCAFQQGRQGLQVESAFEESPTHKDRGDGERLVDARVVQVVPLRFDSTPCGDPIQDISDEDTVYDICDEDAVDICNEDTVDISNEAAVPDILNDAGDICNEAAISDIASENAEDICKEDTAENISNEDIVYNITNEDAEQHTSEKEDAAKEPFILENDLIVESISDDEDFADEEVASRPCPPPVVGPSSLIGQDRLGTQASG, from the exons CCTTTGAGGAGTCTCCAACTCACAAGGACAGAGGAGATGGAGAGAGGCTGGTCGACGCGAGG GTGGTGCAGGTGGTCCCTCTGAGGTTTGACTCTA CCCCCTGTGGGGACCCTATACAGGACATCTCTGACGAAGACACTGTATATGACATCTGCGATGAGGATGCTGTAGACATCTGTAATGAGGACACTGTGGACATCTCTAATGAGGCTGCTGTACCTGACATCTTGAATGACGCTGGAGACATCTGTAATGAGGCTGCTATAAGTGACATCGCGAGTGAGAATGCTGAAGACATCTGTAAGGAGGACACTGCAGAAAACATTTCTAATGAGGACATTGTTTACAACATAACTAATGAGGACGCTGAACAACACACCTCTGAAAAAGAAGACGCTGCCAAG GAGCCATTTATACTGGAAAACG ATTTGATTGTGGAGAGCATATCTGACGACGAGGATTTTGCAG ATGAGGAGGTGGCAAGCaggccctgccctcccccagTTGTAGGCCCAAG CTCGCTCATTGGACAGGATAGACTGGGCACCCAGGCCTCAGGGTAA